The following coding sequences are from one Gadus morhua chromosome 10, gadMor3.0, whole genome shotgun sequence window:
- the nudcd2 gene encoding nudC domain-containing protein 2 isoform X2, whose amino-acid sequence MSVHFEERSGVVPCPTSWGSWYQTMEEVFIEVNVPQGTSGKEVKCTLGSRQVELHVKGKEIFKGRLYDSTVSDESTWTLEDKVLIRIVLMKTNRAAGNCWPSLLEGEYCADAWVQDQMQRKLTLERFHRENPGFDFSGAEISGNFAGGGPDFSSLQK is encoded by the exons ATGTCGGTGCACTTCGAGGAGAGGAGTGGCGTTGTCCCCTGCCCTACCTCCTGGGGGTCGTGGTACCAGACCATGGAAGAGGTCTTCATCGAAGTGAACGTCCCTCAGGGCACATCTGGGAAGGAGGTGAAATGCACTCTGGGCTCAAGACAAGTTGAACTGCATGTCAAAGGAAAGGAGATCTTCAAG GGAAGGCTTTACGACAGCACCGTTTCTGATGAGTCGACATGGACATTGG AGGATAAGGTCCTGATTCGCATCGTCCTCATGAAGACAAACCGGGCGGCCGGGAACTGCTGGCCCTCCCTTTTAGAGGGGGAGTACTGCGCAGACGCATGGGTCCAGGATCAGATGCAGAGGAAGCTGACCCTGGAGAGGTTCCACAGAGAG AACCCTGGATTTGACTTCAGTGGTGCAGAGATTTCTGGGAACTTTGCTGGCGGTGGACCCGACTTCTCCAGCTTGCAGAAGTAA
- the ccng1 gene encoding cyclin-G1 isoform X1 gives MIDTVTGSGPAPFAVQLKALLDKEARYQPKLSGLRLMEGASDNGLRMTARLREFEVKDLLSLTRFFGFCSETFSLAVSLLDRFLSIMKIQPKHLSCVGLCCFYIAVKSSEEERNVPLPNDLIRITQNRFTVSDMMRMERIIMEKLYWKVKAPTSLHFLRLLHGQVQSQLSTDGRKVLSLDRLEAQLKACHCSFVFSKIKPSLLALALLRLEAEEQHDQQHVEAIGEALQGLQQQLNIRDGDLVCVRELAGKCLAEYATTKCSKPNSQRLRWIISGRTQRQLKPSYYKIAHLPTIPETVC, from the exons ATGATTGACACAGTGACAGGATCCGGGCCAGCGCCCTTTGCAGTCCAGCTGAAGGCTCTGCTGGACAAGGAGGCCCGCTACCAGCCCAAGCTGAGCGGCCTGCGGCTCATGGAAGGGGCCAGCGACAACGGTCTCAGGATGACCGCCCGACTACGGGAGTTTGAAGTGAAGGACCTCCTCTCCCTGACCCGGTTCTTTGGGTTCTGCTCGGAGACCTTCTCCCTGGCCGTCAGCCTGCTGGATCGCTTCCTATCGATCATGAAG ATCCAGCCCAAGCACCTGTCCTGCGTTGGGCTCTGCTGCTTCTACATCGCCGTCAAGTcctcggaggaggagaggaatgtGCCGCTGCCCAACGACCTGATCCGCATCACGCAGAACCGCTTCACAGTGTCGGACATGATGCGCATGGAGAGGATCATCATGGAGAAGCTGTACTGGAAGGTCAAGGCGCCCACGTCCCTGCacttcctccgcctcctccacggCCAGGTCCAATCACAGCTCAGCACGGACGG CAGGAAGGTCCTCAGCCTGGACCGACTGGAGGCCCAGCTCAAAGCCTGTCACTGCTCCTTTGTCTTCTCTAAAATAAAG CCGTCTCTGCTGGCTCTGGCCCTGTTGCGTCTAGAGGCTGAAGAGCAACACGATCAACAACATGTGGAGGCCATAGGCGAGGCTCTGCAGGGTCTGCAGCAACAACTGAAT ATCAGAGATGGCGACCTGGTTTGTGTGAGGGAGCTGGCTGGGAAGTGCCTGGCTGAGTACGCCACCACCAAGTGCTCCAAGCCCAACAGCCAGAGGCTGCGGTGGATCATCTCCGGGAGAACGCAGCGGCAGCTGAAGCCCAGCTACTACAAGATCGCTCATCTCCCCACCATCCCCGAGACCGTATGCTAA
- the cul4b gene encoding cullin-4B isoform X1 produces the protein MFPTGLPSPNPPPRPTQEARPAASDVKHDSSITASKKRRINSGTEREDLIDSISSSPKSLNSPTSQHIQKKLRFEDSVDFIGLDVKMTEETASCSNKSKNVFLPGGVGHHANGLTKTAGSNTFSNSKPGAAKKLVIKNFKDKPKLPENYTHETWQKLKEAVEAIQNSTSIKYNLEELYQAVENLCSHKISAKLYKQLRAVCEDHIKAQISQFREDALDSVLFLKKIDKCWQDHCRQMIMIRSIFLFLDRTYVLQNSMLPSIWDMGLELFRFYIISDLKVQSKTIDGILLLIERERSGEAIDRCLLRSLLSMLSDLQIYQDSFEQRFLEETNRLYAAEGQRLMQEREVPEYLYHVNKRLEEEADRVITYLDQSTQKPLIATVEKQLLGEHLAATLQKGLTHLLDENRIEDLSLLYQLFSRVRGGVQVLLQQWIEYIKVFGSTIVINPEKDKTMVQELLDFKDKVDHIIDICFMKNEKFVNAMKEAFETFINKRPNKPAELIAKHVDSKLRAGNKEATDEELEKMLDKIMIIFRFIYGKDVFEAFYKKDLAKRLLVGKSASVDAEKSMLSKLKHECGAAFTSKLEGMFKDMELSKDIMMQFKQYQNIPGNIELTVNILTMGYWPTYVPMEVHLPAEMVRLQEIFKTFYLGKHSGRKLQWQSTLGHCVLRAEFKEGRKELQVSLFQTLVLLMFNEGEEFSLDEIKLATGIEDSELRRTLQSLACGKARVLTKVPKSKDIEDGDKFSCNDDFKHKLFRIKINQIQMKETVEEQASTTERVYQDRQYQIDAAIVRIMKMRKTLTHNLLVSEVYNQLKFPVKPADLKKRIESLIDRDYMERDKENPNQYNYVA, from the exons ATGTTTCCAACAGGTTTACCTTCCCCTAATCCTCCACCCAGGCCGACCCAGGAGGCTAGACCAGCAGCTTCTGATGTCAAACACGACAGCAGCATCACGGCTTCGAAGAAGAGGAGAATAAACAGTGGAACCGAGAGGGAAGACTTGATTGACTCCATTTCTTCGTCTCCCAAATCCCTGAATTCTCCCACTTCGCAACACATCCAGAAGAAGTTGCGGTTCGAGGACTCTGTGGATTTCATCGGACTGGATGTGAAGATGACTGAGGAAACTGCTTCATGCTCAAATAAGAGCAAGAACGTATTCCTGCCCGGCGGTGTGGGACACCACGCCAACGGACTGACCAAGACCGCGGGATCCAACACGTTCTCCAACAGTAAACCTGGAGCCGCGAAGAAACTAGTCATCAAGAACTTCAAAG ATAAGCCAAAGCTGCCAGAGAATTACACACACGAGACCTGGCAGAAGTTGAAGGAGGCAGTGGAGGCCATTCAAAACAGCACTTCCATCAAATACAACCTAGAGGAGCTCTACCAG GCTGTTGAGAATCTTTGCTCCCACAAGATATCTGCAAAACTCTACAAGCAGCTTAGGGCTGTGTGTGAGGACCACATCAAGGCACAGATCAGCCAATTCAGAGA AGATGCGTTGGATAGTGTGCTCTTTCTGAAGAAAATTGACAAGTGTTGGCAAGATCACTGTAGACAAATG ATCATGATCAGGAGTATATTCTTGTTCCTGGACCGCACCTATGTTTTACAAAACTCCATGCTTCCTTCAATCTG GGACATGGGCCTGGAGCTCTTCAGGTTCTACATCATCAGCGACCTGAAGGTCCAGAGCAAGACCATCGACGGCATCCTGCTGCTCATCGAGAGGGAACGCAGCGGCGAGGCCATCGACCGCTGCCTGCTGAGGAGCCTGCTGAGCATGCTCTCCGACCTGCAG ATTTATCAGGACTCCTTTGAGCAGCGGTTCCTGGAAGAAACTAATCGTCTATATGCTGCGGAGGGGCAGCGGCtgatgcaggagagagag GTGCCAGAGTATCTGTACCACGTCAACAAGCGCCTGGAGGAGGAAGCCGACCGGGTCATCACCTATCTGGACCAGAGCACCCA AAAACCACTTATTGCTACTGTAGAGAAGCAGCTTCTGGGGGAACATCTCGCTGCCACGCTTCAGAAAG GCTTGACCCACCTGCTGGATGAGAACCGGATCGAGGATCTGTCCCTCCTCTACCAGCTGTTCAGCCGCGTGCGAGGCGGAGTCCAGGTCCTCCTGCAGCAGTGGATAGAGTACATTAAG GTGTTTGGAAGCACGATCGTTATCAACCCGGAGAAGGACAAGACGATGGTTCAGGAGTTGCTGGACTTCAAAGACAAAGTGGACCACATCATCGACATCTGCTTCATGAAGAACGAGAAGTTTGTCAACGCCATGAAAGAGGCATTTGAAACGTTCATCAACAAACGTCCCAACAAGCCCGCTGAACTCATCG CAAAGCATGTTGACTCAAAGCTAAGGGCAGGCAACAAAGAGGCAACCGATGAAGAACTAGAGAAGATGCTGGACAAGATCATGATCATCTTTAGGTTCATTTATG GTAAAGACGTGTTTGAGGCCTTCTATAAGAAGGACCTGGCCAAGCGGTTGCTAGTGGGGAAAAGCGCTTCGGTCGATGCTGAGAAGTCGATGCTGTCGAAGCTCAAACACG AATGCGGAGCGGCTTTCACCAGTAAGCTGGAGGGCATGTTCAAGGACATGGAGCTGTCCAAGGACATCATGATGCAGTTCAAACAG TACCAGAACATCCCAGGCAACATTGAGCTGACCGTGAACATCCTCACCATGGGATACTGGCCGACGTACGTCCCCATGGAGGTCCACCTGCCTGCAGAG ATGGTGCGGCTGCAGGAGATCTTTAAGACCTTCTACCTCGGGAAACACAGTGGGAGGAAGCTGCAGTGGCAATCAACACTGGGACATTGTGTCTTGAGGGCGGAATTCAAAGAG GGCCGGAAGGAGCTCCAGGTGTCTCTGTTCCAAACACTGGTGCTGCTGATGTTCAACGAAGGGGAGGAGTTCTCCCTGGACGAGATCAAATTGGCGACAGGAATAG AGGACAGCGAGCTGAGGCGGACTCTGCAGTCGCTAGCGTGCGGCAAAGCCCGGGTCCTCACCAAGGTCCCGAAGAGCAAAGACATCGAGGACGGAGACAAGTTCTCGTGCAACGACGACTTCAAACACAAACTCTTCAGGATCAAGATCAACCAGATCCAGATGAAAGAAACG GTGGAGGAGCAAGCGAGCACCACCGAACGGGTGTACCAGGATCGTCAGTACCAGATCGACGCCGCCATTGTTAGGATCATGAAGATGCGCAAGACCCTGACCCACAATCTGCTGGTGTCCGAAGTCTACAACCAGCTCAAGTTTCCAGTGAAG CCTGCTGACCTGAAGAAGAGAATAGAGTCTCTGATCGACCGAGACTATATGGAGCGGGACAAGGAGAACCCCAACCAGTACAACTATGTGGCTTAG
- the lamp2 gene encoding lysosome-associated membrane glycoprotein 2 isoform X2 encodes MIHRAVLFLALALGLGTQLTSATEVLVNNTEGKLCLYANLKVNFSVAYEAVGDKNATAVFSLPDAVLTNGSSCANSSSTLRLSFGQGHSWTMTFSKGVQNYQADSVSVDLNLADAAVFPNATSNETMSVTVNVNATNLSKADLGTCYSCNSQDVIREGGVSQTLWSVLIQAFVANGSKSQEITSCAADVPITPSPAPTNASTAAPTTAVAPTTPIPTPTLPTPTTGKYHVTTGVNSTACLMADFGLSIGFKIQGQLQKMNLEPNGTNASGTCGVNSSQLVLSNPTATLVFTFVNETAKFRLHAVTVNITTGSGQQFYSENTNLSLWVASVGSSYMCNKEQSYNISESLALHTFDLHVQPFAVASGKFSTAHECSMDDTTALIPIIVGCALTGLILIVVVAYIIGRRKTYVGYQTL; translated from the exons ATGATCCACCGTGCAGTACTCTTCCTGGCCCTGGCCCTCGGACTAG gcaCCCAGTTGACCAGTGCGACTGAGGTGTTGGTGAACAACACTGAAGGCAAGCTCTGTCTGTATGCAAACCTGAAGGTGAACTTCTCCGTCGCCTACGAGGCCGTCGGAGACAAG AACGCCACGGCGGTGTTCTCCCTCCCTGACGCCGTGCTCACCAACGGGAGCTCCTGTGCCAACAGCAGCTCCACCCTGCGTCTCAGCTTCGGCCAGGGACACTCCTGGACCATGACCTTCAGCAAGGGAGTGCAGAACTACCAGGCTGACTCCGTTAGCGTCGACCTCAACCTCGCCGACGCGGCCGTCTTCCCCAACGCCACGTCAAACG AGACGATGAGTGTGACCGTGAACGTGAACGCCACGAACCTGTCGAAGGCCGACCTCGGAACCTGCTACTCCTGCAACAGCCAGGACGTGATCCGGGAGGGCGGCGTGAGCCAGACCCTGTGGAGCGTTCTCATCCAGGCGTTTGTGGCCAACGGCAGCAAGAGCCAAGAAA TTACGTCATGCGCCGCTGACGTGCCGATCACGCCCAGTCCCGCCCCCACCAACGCCTCCACCGCAGCACCCACCACCGCCGTAgcacccaccacccccatcccgACCCCCACGCTCCCAACACCCACCACCGGGAAGTACCATGTCACCACGGGGGTCAACAGCACGGCTTGTCTCATGGCCGACTTCGGCCTGAGCATCGGATTCAAGATTCAAGGACAG CTCCAGAAGATGAACCTGGAGCCCAACGGGACGAATGCTTCGGGGACCTGCGGCGTCAACAGCAGCCAGCTGGTGCTGAGCAACCCCACTGCCACTCTGGTGTTCACCTTTGTCAAC GAGACGGCCAAGTTCCGCCTGCACGCCGTCACCGTCAACATCACGACCGGCTCAG GGCAACAGTTCTATAGCGAGAACACTAACCTGAGTCTGTGGGTGGCGTCGGTGGGCAGCTCCTACATGTGCAACAAGGAGCAGAGCTACAACATCAGCGAGTCCCTCGCCCTCCACACCTTCGACCTGCATGTGCAGCCCTTCGCCGTCGCCAGCGGGAAATTCAGCACGG CTCATGAATGTTCAATGGATGACACCACTGCCTTAATTCCAATCATTGTTGGCTGTGCACTGACTGGCTTGATTCTCATTGTAGTGGTTGCCTATATCATTGGTCGAAGGAAGACTTATGTTGGATACCAGACTCTCTAG
- the nudcd2 gene encoding nudC domain-containing protein 2 isoform X1 — MSVHFEERSGVVPCPTSWGSWYQTMEEVFIEVNVPQGTSGKEVKCTLGSRQVELHVKGKEIFKTLKGRLYDSTVSDESTWTLEDKVLIRIVLMKTNRAAGNCWPSLLEGEYCADAWVQDQMQRKLTLERFHRENPGFDFSGAEISGNFAGGGPDFSSLQK, encoded by the exons ATGTCGGTGCACTTCGAGGAGAGGAGTGGCGTTGTCCCCTGCCCTACCTCCTGGGGGTCGTGGTACCAGACCATGGAAGAGGTCTTCATCGAAGTGAACGTCCCTCAGGGCACATCTGGGAAGGAGGTGAAATGCACTCTGGGCTCAAGACAAGTTGAACTGCATGTCAAAGGAAAGGAGATCTTCAAG ACTCTTAAGGGAAGGCTTTACGACAGCACCGTTTCTGATGAGTCGACATGGACATTGG AGGATAAGGTCCTGATTCGCATCGTCCTCATGAAGACAAACCGGGCGGCCGGGAACTGCTGGCCCTCCCTTTTAGAGGGGGAGTACTGCGCAGACGCATGGGTCCAGGATCAGATGCAGAGGAAGCTGACCCTGGAGAGGTTCCACAGAGAG AACCCTGGATTTGACTTCAGTGGTGCAGAGATTTCTGGGAACTTTGCTGGCGGTGGACCCGACTTCTCCAGCTTGCAGAAGTAA
- the ccng1 gene encoding cyclin-G1 isoform X2, protein MIDTVTGSGPAPFAVQLKALLDKEARYQPKLSGLRLMEGASDNGLRMTARLREFEVKDLLSLTRFFGFCSETFSLAVSLLDRFLSIMKIQPKHLSCVGLCCFYIAVKSSEEERNVPLPNDLIRITQNRFTVSDMMRMERIIMEKLYWKVKAPTSLHFLRLLHGQVQSQLSTDGKVLSLDRLEAQLKACHCSFVFSKIKPSLLALALLRLEAEEQHDQQHVEAIGEALQGLQQQLNIRDGDLVCVRELAGKCLAEYATTKCSKPNSQRLRWIISGRTQRQLKPSYYKIAHLPTIPETVC, encoded by the exons ATGATTGACACAGTGACAGGATCCGGGCCAGCGCCCTTTGCAGTCCAGCTGAAGGCTCTGCTGGACAAGGAGGCCCGCTACCAGCCCAAGCTGAGCGGCCTGCGGCTCATGGAAGGGGCCAGCGACAACGGTCTCAGGATGACCGCCCGACTACGGGAGTTTGAAGTGAAGGACCTCCTCTCCCTGACCCGGTTCTTTGGGTTCTGCTCGGAGACCTTCTCCCTGGCCGTCAGCCTGCTGGATCGCTTCCTATCGATCATGAAG ATCCAGCCCAAGCACCTGTCCTGCGTTGGGCTCTGCTGCTTCTACATCGCCGTCAAGTcctcggaggaggagaggaatgtGCCGCTGCCCAACGACCTGATCCGCATCACGCAGAACCGCTTCACAGTGTCGGACATGATGCGCATGGAGAGGATCATCATGGAGAAGCTGTACTGGAAGGTCAAGGCGCCCACGTCCCTGCacttcctccgcctcctccacggCCAGGTCCAATCACAGCTCAGCACGGACGG GAAGGTCCTCAGCCTGGACCGACTGGAGGCCCAGCTCAAAGCCTGTCACTGCTCCTTTGTCTTCTCTAAAATAAAG CCGTCTCTGCTGGCTCTGGCCCTGTTGCGTCTAGAGGCTGAAGAGCAACACGATCAACAACATGTGGAGGCCATAGGCGAGGCTCTGCAGGGTCTGCAGCAACAACTGAAT ATCAGAGATGGCGACCTGGTTTGTGTGAGGGAGCTGGCTGGGAAGTGCCTGGCTGAGTACGCCACCACCAAGTGCTCCAAGCCCAACAGCCAGAGGCTGCGGTGGATCATCTCCGGGAGAACGCAGCGGCAGCTGAAGCCCAGCTACTACAAGATCGCTCATCTCCCCACCATCCCCGAGACCGTATGCTAA
- the cul4b gene encoding cullin-4B isoform X2, whose amino-acid sequence MFPTGLPSPNPPPRPTQEARPAASDVKHDSSITASKKRRINSGTEREDLIDSISSSPKSLNSPTSQHIQKKLRFEDSVDFIGLDVKMTEETASCSNKSKNVFLPGGVGHHANGLTKTAGSNTFSNSKPGAAKKLVIKNFKDKPKLPENYTHETWQKLKEAVEAIQNSTSIKYNLEELYQAVENLCSHKISAKLYKQLRAVCEDHIKAQISQFREDALDSVLFLKKIDKCWQDHCRQMIMIRSIFLFLDRTYVLQNSMLPSIWDMGLELFRFYIISDLKVQSKTIDGILLLIERERSGEAIDRCLLRSLLSMLSDLQIYQDSFEQRFLEETNRLYAAEGQRLMQEREVPEYLYHVNKRLEEEADRVITYLDQSTQKPLIATVEKQLLGEHLAATLQKGLTHLLDENRIEDLSLLYQLFSRVRGGVQVLLQQWIEYIKVFGSTIVINPEKDKTMVQELLDFKDKVDHIIDICFMKNEKFVNAMKEAFETFINKRPNKPAELIAKHVDSKLRAGNKEATDEELEKMLDKIMIIFRFIYGKDVFEAFYKKDLAKRLLVGKSASVDAEKSMLSKLKHECGAAFTSKLEGMFKDMELSKDIMMQFKQNIPGNIELTVNILTMGYWPTYVPMEVHLPAEMVRLQEIFKTFYLGKHSGRKLQWQSTLGHCVLRAEFKEGRKELQVSLFQTLVLLMFNEGEEFSLDEIKLATGIEDSELRRTLQSLACGKARVLTKVPKSKDIEDGDKFSCNDDFKHKLFRIKINQIQMKETVEEQASTTERVYQDRQYQIDAAIVRIMKMRKTLTHNLLVSEVYNQLKFPVKPADLKKRIESLIDRDYMERDKENPNQYNYVA is encoded by the exons ATGTTTCCAACAGGTTTACCTTCCCCTAATCCTCCACCCAGGCCGACCCAGGAGGCTAGACCAGCAGCTTCTGATGTCAAACACGACAGCAGCATCACGGCTTCGAAGAAGAGGAGAATAAACAGTGGAACCGAGAGGGAAGACTTGATTGACTCCATTTCTTCGTCTCCCAAATCCCTGAATTCTCCCACTTCGCAACACATCCAGAAGAAGTTGCGGTTCGAGGACTCTGTGGATTTCATCGGACTGGATGTGAAGATGACTGAGGAAACTGCTTCATGCTCAAATAAGAGCAAGAACGTATTCCTGCCCGGCGGTGTGGGACACCACGCCAACGGACTGACCAAGACCGCGGGATCCAACACGTTCTCCAACAGTAAACCTGGAGCCGCGAAGAAACTAGTCATCAAGAACTTCAAAG ATAAGCCAAAGCTGCCAGAGAATTACACACACGAGACCTGGCAGAAGTTGAAGGAGGCAGTGGAGGCCATTCAAAACAGCACTTCCATCAAATACAACCTAGAGGAGCTCTACCAG GCTGTTGAGAATCTTTGCTCCCACAAGATATCTGCAAAACTCTACAAGCAGCTTAGGGCTGTGTGTGAGGACCACATCAAGGCACAGATCAGCCAATTCAGAGA AGATGCGTTGGATAGTGTGCTCTTTCTGAAGAAAATTGACAAGTGTTGGCAAGATCACTGTAGACAAATG ATCATGATCAGGAGTATATTCTTGTTCCTGGACCGCACCTATGTTTTACAAAACTCCATGCTTCCTTCAATCTG GGACATGGGCCTGGAGCTCTTCAGGTTCTACATCATCAGCGACCTGAAGGTCCAGAGCAAGACCATCGACGGCATCCTGCTGCTCATCGAGAGGGAACGCAGCGGCGAGGCCATCGACCGCTGCCTGCTGAGGAGCCTGCTGAGCATGCTCTCCGACCTGCAG ATTTATCAGGACTCCTTTGAGCAGCGGTTCCTGGAAGAAACTAATCGTCTATATGCTGCGGAGGGGCAGCGGCtgatgcaggagagagag GTGCCAGAGTATCTGTACCACGTCAACAAGCGCCTGGAGGAGGAAGCCGACCGGGTCATCACCTATCTGGACCAGAGCACCCA AAAACCACTTATTGCTACTGTAGAGAAGCAGCTTCTGGGGGAACATCTCGCTGCCACGCTTCAGAAAG GCTTGACCCACCTGCTGGATGAGAACCGGATCGAGGATCTGTCCCTCCTCTACCAGCTGTTCAGCCGCGTGCGAGGCGGAGTCCAGGTCCTCCTGCAGCAGTGGATAGAGTACATTAAG GTGTTTGGAAGCACGATCGTTATCAACCCGGAGAAGGACAAGACGATGGTTCAGGAGTTGCTGGACTTCAAAGACAAAGTGGACCACATCATCGACATCTGCTTCATGAAGAACGAGAAGTTTGTCAACGCCATGAAAGAGGCATTTGAAACGTTCATCAACAAACGTCCCAACAAGCCCGCTGAACTCATCG CAAAGCATGTTGACTCAAAGCTAAGGGCAGGCAACAAAGAGGCAACCGATGAAGAACTAGAGAAGATGCTGGACAAGATCATGATCATCTTTAGGTTCATTTATG GTAAAGACGTGTTTGAGGCCTTCTATAAGAAGGACCTGGCCAAGCGGTTGCTAGTGGGGAAAAGCGCTTCGGTCGATGCTGAGAAGTCGATGCTGTCGAAGCTCAAACACG AATGCGGAGCGGCTTTCACCAGTAAGCTGGAGGGCATGTTCAAGGACATGGAGCTGTCCAAGGACATCATGATGCAGTTCAAACAG AACATCCCAGGCAACATTGAGCTGACCGTGAACATCCTCACCATGGGATACTGGCCGACGTACGTCCCCATGGAGGTCCACCTGCCTGCAGAG ATGGTGCGGCTGCAGGAGATCTTTAAGACCTTCTACCTCGGGAAACACAGTGGGAGGAAGCTGCAGTGGCAATCAACACTGGGACATTGTGTCTTGAGGGCGGAATTCAAAGAG GGCCGGAAGGAGCTCCAGGTGTCTCTGTTCCAAACACTGGTGCTGCTGATGTTCAACGAAGGGGAGGAGTTCTCCCTGGACGAGATCAAATTGGCGACAGGAATAG AGGACAGCGAGCTGAGGCGGACTCTGCAGTCGCTAGCGTGCGGCAAAGCCCGGGTCCTCACCAAGGTCCCGAAGAGCAAAGACATCGAGGACGGAGACAAGTTCTCGTGCAACGACGACTTCAAACACAAACTCTTCAGGATCAAGATCAACCAGATCCAGATGAAAGAAACG GTGGAGGAGCAAGCGAGCACCACCGAACGGGTGTACCAGGATCGTCAGTACCAGATCGACGCCGCCATTGTTAGGATCATGAAGATGCGCAAGACCCTGACCCACAATCTGCTGGTGTCCGAAGTCTACAACCAGCTCAAGTTTCCAGTGAAG CCTGCTGACCTGAAGAAGAGAATAGAGTCTCTGATCGACCGAGACTATATGGAGCGGGACAAGGAGAACCCCAACCAGTACAACTATGTGGCTTAG